The Kosmotoga olearia TBF 19.5.1 sequence ATAAGATCGTCTGGACCAATCCAATCGTTCATTACTGGCCCGGAAATATTCGGCGTATGGAGATGACTGTGGCTCTTCCTTACGAGACGGATATAGGTCTTGCGTTGAAACTCCTGCAGGAGGTCCTCGATGAGGAGGAAATGATAGTGCAAACGGGTGTTTCTAACTTTGTCGTTTTCGATGGATTCAAGTCTTCCAGTATTGATTTCAGGCTTTATTTCTGGTTTGAAAGGAAAAACTACTTTGATGTTCAAAATGCTGTTGCAGAAAGAATTTATAGCAAGTTGAAAGAAAAAGGAATATCCATCCCCTTCCCCCAACTCGATGTGCATGTGAAGGAATTTCCGGAAATGACCCCAAGGGGTTGATGAAATGAAAGTAGGAGAGAAACTGATATCTTTTTCAGTACTTGAATCCACCAACAAATATGCCATTTCGAACATAGATAAGCTGCCGTCCGGAAGTGTTGTTTGGGCTCTGGAACAAACGGGTGGATACGGGAGATTCAAGAGACGATGGATTTCCCCAAAAGGGGGACTGTGGTTCTCGGTAGTGTTCAAACCACGCTTGTTAAGGGATCCAAATCTCTACACCAAAGTCATCTCAGTTGCCGTTGTCGAGACCCTTCAGAGAATCGGCTGCCCGGCAAAAATAAAGTGGCCAAATGATATTGTTGTTTCCGACAGAAAGCTGGCAGGAAGTTTAACAGAAGTGATTTTCAAAGGCACCAGAATTGCCGGTATCGTTGCGGGGATCGGTCTAAACGTGAACAATGATCTGCCCGAAGAATTGAAAGAAACGGGTATTTCCTTGAAAGATGTTATAGGAAAGGAAATGGATGTATCTTTGTTGCTGGCTATTTTGTTGAAAAAAATTGATGCTTTGAGGAGCCGATATGTAATGAAAAAAAAGAGCGGCTATCTAACGAGAAGATGGAAGAAATATCTGGCATATCGCGAAGGTGACGTAGTTGCTGTTAGTCTCAATTCCGGAATGAAGATAAAGGGAACGATATTGAAAATAGCCTCAGACTATATGACAATTATGGACGAGCGTGGAGACGTTCATAAAATAAGGTCAGGAGAATTCATCTCCTGACCTCTTCGATGATTTCTGCACTGAAATCCTCGGTAACTTTCAACGATATAACTCTATTTGAAAAAATAACTTTTAGCTCGTCTCCGGGCTTCAGGGCTACTCCGGGTTTGGTTGTGTGGCCGTTTTTAAGAACGTAGCCTTTTTCAACCGCTTGCTTGGCAAGGGTTCTTCTTTTTATGATTCTGTTCTTTTTAAGAAAAAGATCTACCCTCATAGAGACCACCTCAGTATACGCTTGACTATCTTCGGAGAAGATGGTATAATTTTTTACGAGATGTTCCTTGCCCCCATCCGCTCTCCGCTCAGCCTGTTGGGGGCTTTTTTTACTACTTAATAACCATTAGTCCTTCAATCCGGGTGTTTACATCTGAATACCATGCCGCTGACATTATTCCACTTTGTATTTCCGTACCGAAGAGTGCTGAAAGTATATAGCCTGTATCCATAAAGAAGGTTAAAAACCTATCTTTTGCCATAAGTTTCAAAAAACTTTGATACAGAGAACTTTGTGTGTAAGGCGTTGAATTGTCAAGAGCAGAATAGGCTTCAGACTTATCGAGATTTGAGGTATAAAGCCATCTGTTGTTTTTCCATATGAACACATTTTTATCGGTCTTCAGCACGTCCTCATTGATAGTGACATCCACTTCTTTGGCAGATAGCGCGTTTTTAACTTCTTCGAGAGTTCCCATATATCCGATGCGGCTTATGGTTTTAACGGGGAGAGTAGGGGCGGTGTTAGCGTTTCCATTTGATTGTTGGGCAGCGAAGAGGTTGTTAAATAGTTCTTCCATGGGGAGATCTATATCAACGAGGATTGTGCCGGTTAAATTCCTGGAAATGCTTTTCAGGATATCCTGTGAGATGCCCAATTTTTCGGACATGAGAGAGAAATTCAATTGTGTGGATAAAAGTTCTTCAGCTTCCGGAAGGTCATTTGCACGGAACATGAATCCAGCAAGAGGTAGATGTGGTAGCTCTTCCAGATCGTTTATTGACATTCCTGAGAAGAGCGTCTTGACTTGTTCTTTCGCTTTATCGGATAGAGGTATTGTGTAGCCCTGGCCTAATAGGAGGTTGTCACTGTATCTGAAGGACATTCTTGAAAGGATGTCGGTGTTGCGCATATATAAATAAGAAATGCCGGGTTCGAGATCACCAGTCAATGCATCAACGGAAATGCCTTTTTTCAAATTGGCATATTCGGTAACATTACCAATAAACAGATAGTTCGAGTCGACCAGTATTTCAAATTCAAAGGGTAAAAAGAAATCGAGCACCTTTTTTAGAGCGGAAGCAACACTTTTGGGATTATTTATAGGGCCAAGAATTATTATCATTTTGTATTCATTTTCGGAGGTAGCCCATGAAGCAATTGCCAGGTCACCGGACAACGCTGCATACACCGATGAAGGATCAACACCATTGTTGTAAGCAACCAGTTCTATCTGCTGACTTATTGTCTGTTCCAGAGCCAGCTGGTTGAGCAAGCTGTCGCCAAGAGTCAGCTTTTTGAATTGCGCGTACGAACCTGGTAGGTTTTCTACCACTATTATCATCTGAGAATCTGATGGTAGCATTGGTGCGAGTTCCAAAATGCCAGCAAAAGAAGCAACGATTACAAGCAGGAACGAAACCAGGAAAATAGTTTTCCTCACAAAAACACCCCCAGTCTATTGATCATAACCACTGTTCTCATATTTTCGACAGGTTGATACCTAAAATCGTTCGATGGGTGTTGTTTTCAATAGTCAACACGCCTTTTAAGACGCCTTTCCAGATCACGCTTCGCTATATCTTCACGTTTGTCGTAAAGCCGTTTTCCTTTTGCCAGGGCAATCTCCACTTTCGCGATACCTTTGTCGTTGAAGTATATTTTTGTAGGTATCAGTGTCAATCCACGTTCTTTGACTTTTTGAGCGATTCGAAGCAACTCCCTTTTATGCATAAGAAGTTTCCTTTTCCTTAAAGGATCGTGGTTCCAGTGTGTTCCATGACTATACTGGCTAATGTTTGCGTTTATTAGAAAGAGCTCTCCGTCCTCAAACTTGCAGAAAGCTTCCGATATGGAAGCTGAACCATTTCTTAAGGATTTAACCTCGGTTCCCAGTAGCTGTATACCTGCTTCATAGGTCTCGAGAATATGGTACTGAAAGCGTGCTTTTTTGTTTGTAGCGACGATTTTCATATGATCAGCCCCTTAAATGTTGTCTTTCTTTGTTTCTCGCTTGATTCTGAGCATCTCGTCACGTAACATCGCTGCATCCTCATAACGTAGTTCACTTGAGGCCCTCCACATCTCTTCTTCCAGTAGTGCAAGGTATTCTTCAGCTTCAAGATCCTCTTTCAACGCAAGAATGCCATCAAGGTAGGTGTTTTTGGCGATTTCTATCTTTTCTTCGTTGTCAGCAAACTCTTCAAAAATATTTTCGTACAGGGGTTTAACGATACTCTCAGGTTTTATGTCATGTTCTATATTATACATGAGTTGTTTCATTCTTCTCCGATTAGTCTCTTCGATGGCACGTTTCATGGAATTTGTTATCCTGTCAGCATACAGCAGGACCTTCCCGTTGATATTTCTTGCTGCCCTTCCTATGGTTTGAATTAAGGTCGTTTCTGAGCGCAGAAAACCTTCTTTATCCGCATCCATTATAGCAACAAGGGAGACCTCAGGTAGGTCGAGCCCTTCCCTGAGCAGGTTTACGCCGACAACCACATCAACGCTGCCTTCCCTTAGTTTTTTCAGTACCTCAACCCTTTCAACCGTATCGAGTTCTGAATGCAGGTATTCAGCTCTTATACCGAGTTCGTTGAGGTAAGCACTGAACATCTCGGCAGCCTTTTTTGTCAGTACCGTAACAAGTGCCCGTTCACCTCTTTCTATTACCTTTTGTACTTCTTCTATGAAATCATCTACCTGATTTTGAGTAGGTTTGACAACCACCTCCGGGTCGATCAAACCGGTTGGTCTTATGAGCTGCTCAACAATCTGAGTGGAAACACTCAGTTCGTAATCTCCCGGAGTGGCTGACACAAAAATTATCTGTCCAACACTTTCTAAGAACTCCTCAAATGTGAGAGGTCTGTTATCAAAAGCTGACGGAAGGCGGAATCCGTATTCCACAAGGTTCTTCTTTCGAGAATGGTCACCATGATACATAGCTCTGATTTGTGGAACGGTTATATGTGATTCATCCAGGAATACGATCATTTCGCTCTTATCAAAATAGTCTAAAATTGTGTAGGGTGGTTCACCGGGTTTTCTTCCATCGAAATACCGCGAATAGTTTTCGATGCCAGAGCAGTAACCGAGGGTTGTTAGCATTTCAAGATCGTACAGGGTTCTTTGTTTTAAACGCTGTGCTTCAAGATATTTGCCGTTCTTCTCCAGTTCTTTCGCACGTAATTCCAGATCTCTTTCGATCTCCTTGACCGCATGCTTTATCTTTTCTTCGGTGGTGACGAATTCTTTGGCAGGGTATATGATAATCCTATCAAACTCCTCGAGAGTTTTCCTGTTCATTGGATCGAAGGAAATAATTCGCTCGATTTCATCATCGAAGAAATATATTCTTATACCATAGTCTTCATAAGGAGGGAAGATCTCAACAACATCACCCCGGAGGTGAAAAACACCTCCACTTGAGATGTCTTCAGATCGTGAGTACTGTATACTTGCTAGTTTTAAGGCAAGTTCATTTCTGGGAATCCTCTGACCTATTTCCAGTGATATGTTCAGCTCCTGGAAATCCCTGGGGTCTCCACTGGCGTAAATAGCGGAGACACTGGCAACAACAACGACATCTTTGCGTGTCAGCACGGATTTCAGTGCGGAGATTCTCATTCTTGCCAACAAATCATTTATATCTGCATCTTTTTCGATATAAAGGTCTTTGGTAGGAATATAGGCTTCTGGCTGATAGTAGTCATAGTAACTGATAAAGAGTTCAACCCTGTTCTCAGGGAAAAAGCTCCTGAACTCCCTGTAAAGCTGAGCTACCAGTGCCTTATTGGGGGAGATAACCAAAGCCGGTTGCTGAACCCGTTCTATAATACTGGCCATGGTAAAGGTTTTACCTGAACCCGTGACTCCAAGGAGAGTTTGAAACCTGTCTCCTCGCCTTAAACCTTCCACCAACCTGGTTATCGCCTCGGGTTGATCCCCCCTTGGTTCAAAGGGAGCTTTCAGGTTGAACCTCATAAGTCTACTCCACCCCTATAGAGTTGTAGCGGGACATGACTTTCTTAAAATCCGCAGCGAACATCTCTTGAGCGGCTGATATCGCGAGATCAAGAACTTTCCACAATACCTTTAATTCGGAATCTGTAAATTCCCCGAGAACATAGGAAACCATGTCAATGTCATCAGGCTTGGGACCGATTCCAATCCTGATTCTGGAAAATTCCTGGGTTCCAAGAGAAGATATGATTGATTTTACCCCGTTGTGTCCCCCGTCACTTCCGCGTTCCCTGATCCTCAGGCGGCCGAGTGGTATCCAGACATCATCATAAATTACGATAAGCCTGTCGTTCTGAGACAATCCAAAATCGCGGATTAGATCCCTTACGGCGATCCCGCTGTTGTTCATATAGGTGAGAGGCTTGACAGCGATTGCAGGTGATTGTGACTTTAATTTGAAAGCTTCATAGGTTTCTGCTCTGTAACTACTTCCAATTTGAAATTTCTTCAGTAACTCGTCCACGAAGAGAAAGCCCACGTTATGCCGTGTGAGAACATAACGTGGGCCAGGATTACCCAGTCCAATAAAGACCAGCATTTATTCCTCTTCTTCCTCTTTCTTTCCCTTTTCAATGACTTCAGGTTCCGCTTCCTCTTCCTTCTCGGCAGCGGTTCCCTCTGCCAGCATAGAGCGTGGTACTTCGATAACAACGACAGGCTCTTCAGGATCAGCGAGTACCTTCATACCCTCTGGGAGTGGAATGTCTTTGACCCTTAAAACGTCTCCAAGATCAAGGTGCTCTATATTAACCTCAAGAGCTTCTACTATAGTACTTGGGAGTGTTTCAACGGGCAAATGGGTGATTATGTGCTCAAGAATACCACCCTTTTCGACACCCTTTGCTTTACCGATGAAATGGATAGGTATGTGGATTTCCATTTTGTGCCCTTTTGCGGGGATATAGAAATCCATGTGGATGATTGCATCGCTTACTCTGTCACGCTGCACAGCTTTCAGGAATCCGTGGTATTCTTTTTTTTCACCGTTTTCCTCGATCTCGAAAACGATGGGGGTCGTTTCAACGATGTGGTTGATATGTCTCATAACCTCAACTTTGTCCACAGAAATCGGGAAAGACTCTACATCAGGTCCGTAGACAACAGCAGGAATCTTACCGTTCTTCAAAAGGTCCTTTGCTTTGACAGAAGTATCACGCTTTTCTGCAGGTAACCTTACTTCGTGCATCTGAATCCCTCCTCTATCTGAACAAAATACTTACTGAAAGATTCTTTCTTACTCTCATTAACGCTTCACCAAGCAAACCAGCGATAGAAACCACTTCAAACTTTTCAGGGAGTTCGGGATGGTGAATGGTATCGCTTATAAAAACCTTTTCAATGGGTGAATCTGAGATTAACTGCTTTGCTTTTCCTGATAAAACGGCGTGTGTAGCACACGCATAAACCTTGTTTGCGCCTTTATTTTTTATCATTTTCGCCGCTTCCACCAACGAGCGACCGGTGTCTATTATATCATCAAAGATTACAGCTGTCCTGTTTTCCACCTCACCAATTACGTGAACGATTTCTGCGATGTTGTCCTTTGGTCTTCTTTTGTCCAATATTGCAAGAGGAACACCAAGCCTTTCAGCGAATTTGCTTGCGCGTTTTACTCCACCGATATCAGGAGAAACCACGACTAAGTTATTTTTGGAGATATCCGTTTTTTCTTCGAGGTGTCTTTTGAAGATCGGGAACCCCCATAGATTATCCACGGGAATGTCGAAAAAACCCTGTATTTGCTCGGCGTGCAGATCGATGGTCATTATTCTTGAAGCCCCGGAAATGGTGAGAAGGTTTGCTACAAGCTTCGCTGTTATAGGATCCCGTCCCCTTGCTTTTCTATCCTGGCGCGCATAACCATAATAAGGGATCACAGCTGTAATGCTTTTTGCGGAAGCCCTTCTCAACGCATCCATCATTACGAGGAGTTCCATCAGATTTTCGTTTACCGGAGGGCAGGTTGGCTGGATAATAAAAATGTCGTGACCTCTAACCGTTTCATCTACCCTTATGTTAATTTCCCCGTCAGCAAATCTCTCAACTTCACATTTTCCGAGGTCTATTCCTATATATTTCGCAATTTTCTCCGCAAGCTGCCGGTTTGAGGAACCGGAAAAAACCTTCATTTCATTTGGCTGAAAAGGCATAATTATTCCCCTTTCTCCTTGTTTTTATATCTACCTTCTTTGATTACCTGCCTTCCTCTTCCAAGGGCTAGAGAATATGGTGGAACATCATCGGTAATAACCGAACCAGCACCAACAACTGAACCCTCGCCGATTTTTACCGGGGCGACAAGAGAACAGTTACTTCCTATGAAAGAGTTATTTTCAATGATGGTCTGATGTTTGCGAACACCATCATAGTTGCAGGTTATCGTTCCAGCACCAATATTTACATCTTCTCCGATTGTAGCGTCTCCAAGATATGTGAGGTGCTGTGCTTTACTATTGCGACCTATGGTAGATTTCTTGACTTCAACAAAATTTCCTATCTTCGTGTTTTCCAGAAGCGTTGTTCCGGGTCTCAATCTTGAAAAAGGTCCTACCCGTGCTCCTGATTTTATGATAGCCTGTTCCACCTCAGACCTTATGATTGAGACGCTGTCATCGATGCTTGAATCGATGATCCTGGTCATTGGTCCAATGAGGCAATTATTACCTATTTTTGTTTTCCCGAGTATGAAGGTCATGGGTTCAATAACCGTATCCTGTCCAATCTCAACATCAGGTGAAATATATGTTGTGTCGGGATCCACAATTGTTATGCCGTTTAGCATCAACCTCTCATTTATCTTTTTTTGCGCTATCTTTTGGATCTCAGCGAGTTGTACCCGGTTGTTAACACCAAGGACCTCCGTTGGGTCTTCGATCACATGTGCCGTGGCTTTTTCAGCCAGGGCAACTGTATCAGTTAGATAGTATTCTTTTTGGTTGTTGTTATTGTTAATTTTCTTCAACGCGTCTTTTAAAAAGTCACTTTTGAAAACGTAAATACCGCTGTTTATTTCTTTGATTCTCTTTATTTCCTCAGAAGCGTCTTTTTCTTCTATGATTCTGAGCTTACCATTTTCCCTCACTATTCTTCCGTATCCTGTTGGGTCCTCTTGAAAGGTACTTGCGACGACAACGTCGTAATCTTTTTCGCGCCTTATTTTATATAGGTTTATGAGGGTTTCAGGGGATATTAACGGTGCGTCACCCGTGAGTACTATGACCTCATCATCCATGACAGCATCTTGGGCTACCATGACAGCGTGTCCGGTTCCAAGCTGTTTTACCTGTCTTACGGTCTTAACATCCTCAGGTAACAGTGCTTCGACGATCTCGGCTTTATATCCTGTAACTACTATAATGTTTTCTATTCCTGCTTTTTTGACCGCTCTCAGAACCCAATTTATCATTGGTAAACCGAGAATGGAGTGTACCACCTTCGGGATTTCGGATTTCATCCTTTTTCCAAGTCCTGCCGCTAAAATAATTGCGGTCATCTCACATCCCCCCTATTAACAGTATAATTCAAATGATAAATCAGCGGAAGCAGATGTTTTACCGGGTCTTATTTAGTTTTCTCAGAGCTTTCCTTACCAATTCCTGGGTATTTTCTACCGTTTGCTCTTTCAGGACCTCGTTTACAGCCAATTTGGCGCTTGTCATATCGAATCCCAGAGCGGTCAGCGCGCCGACCGCGTCTTCAGAAACGTCACTCAGTTCTTTCGGGAACTCTACCGCATAGTCTTTTACGAGATCGTAAAGTTCACTAACCAGCCTTTCGGCGGTTTTTTTACCTAATCCTGGCAATCTGGAAAGCCCGGAAATGTCTTTTGACGCTATCATCTTCTGAAGCATTTCCGGAGAAGTTGCAGAGAGAATTTTCAAAGCCATTTTTGGGCCTATCTTATTCGCTTTTAACAGCATTAAAAAGACGTTATATTCCGCACGGTCTTTGAAGCCGTATATTTCAGGGGCCCTGTCGGCTGAGAAAGAAAGGTACGTCAAAAGATGAACCTTTGCCGACAGTGAAAGTTCCTTTATTGTATTGGTCGAACACAGAATGTTCAGATAGAACTGTCCTGCCTTCAGTGTGACCTCGTTTCCGGATATCTCTGTTATTTCTCCTTCAACGCCTTTTATCAATATCTCCAACTCCCTCAACGATTAGATTTCTAAGATAACTCACCAGATACAGAGAACCCGTGATGAGTAAAGTATTTTGTGTGCTGTTGAAAAATTTTTCAAAGGCTCTATCCGGTTCCGTTATAAACTCAACATTACCGTGGTACACTTTCCATATTTCCCGCACCCGCTCGGGATTTATGCTTCTGTGACTCGGAACCTTTGTTACGACAACTTTCCCGGAGATAGGTGCAAGAATTGAAATCACGCTTTCGTAGTCTTTGTCATCGAGACTTCCGAAAATTATATCGAGCTTTTGACCGGGGAAGTAAATCTCAAGACTGTTCCGTAGAGCATAAGCACCGTCGATATTATGAGCACCATCAAGGATTATTTTCCTGTTTTTATGGGTTAAAACCTCAAACCTTCCGGGCCAGCTTGTTTTTTTGAGGCTGTCTCGCAGTTTGGCATTATCGATCTTCTTTTTCAATCCATTAAAAGCGATCTCTAAGGTTTTCATAGCTACCGCCAGGTTTCTTGCCTGATGGGTACCGTTCAAAGAGAGGACCAGGTTGGGGTACGTTTCCTCTCCAGAATAATTGTACACGTTTTCATTGATTTTTAATTCCTTCGTCTCAACCTGAAAATCTTTCCATAGAAAGTATGAAGGAGCGTTCTTTTCACCGGCTTTTTCTTCGATTGTATATCGAATGGAAGGACGTGTTACACCTGAAACAACCGGAACACCTTCTTTGATGATCCCGGCTTTTTCAATAGCAATTTTTTCTTCGTTCTTCCCCAGTATGTTTTTGTGATCCAGAGAAACAGTTGTTATGACTGAAACAAGAGGTTTCTTAATGATATTGGTTGCATCGTATCTACCGCCTAAGCCAACTTCGATGACGGCAACATCCACCTTTTTCTTTCTGAAAAAGTGGAAGGCCATGGCGGTTACAACCTCAAAGAAACTCGGGGCATATTCTGGCCCTTTTTTATCCATCGTTTCAATTGCTGGCAGAATTTCTTTCAGGGTTTCACATACCTCTTCTTCTGTTATGTACCTGTTGTCTAATTGAATTCGCTCCCTGAAGGAAACGATATGCGGTGATATATTCATACCAACGTGTAATCCATGGGCTTCGAGAACCCCTTTGAGTATCGTTGCTACACTTCCTTTCCCGTTTGTACCTGTTATGTGTATGGTAGGATAGCTTTCTTGAGGGTTCCCCAGGCGTTCCATCAATTCTTCAATACGAAAGAGACCGTACTTGATTTTTCCGTACGGTCTCGAAGAATAAAGGTACTCCAGAGCTTCTCTGTATTCCATAACAGTCACTTCAAATCATCTATAATTTTTTTGAGCCTATCACAATTGCTTTTGGCAGCTTTCAGTTTTTCTTTTGTTTCCTCAACAACCTCTTCCGGAGCTCTTTCGACGAAATTCCTATTTGCAAGTTTTTTCTCGAGCCTTTCCAATTCTTTCTCTTCTTTTGCCAATTTTGCTTCAAGCCTTTTCAATTCAGCTTCGAGGTCAATCTCAACAAGCTCCACATAGACGTGCAAATTATCATCGCTGTATGCAGTTGCGCTTCCAGCGACCTTTTCTGCTTTATGTTCCAATTCATGGGAATTTGATAGATTGGATATGATGTTACAGGAACGTTTGGAAAGTTCCGTGCCTATGTAATAAATCTTTACCTTCGTGGACGGCGGGATATTCATTTCGGCTTTGACGTTTCTTATTCCTCTGACTATACTCATGATTCTTCCAAACTCTTCCTCGGCGGGGGAATTAATCAAAGAATCATCCACAGCCGGCCAGTCACTGATAATTATGGCTTCGCCGCCAACTGGAAGCTTCTGCCACAATTCTTCTGTGATAAAGGGCATGAATGGATGCAGGAGCCTCAGGGATTGATCCAAAACCTTTACAAGAACATTTTGTGCGACATGCTTTGTCATTCCGTTTTCACGGAGTCTCGGCTTGACAGTTTCGATGTACCAGTCGCAGAACTCATTCCAGAAGAAAGAGTATATAGCTTTAGCGGCTATGTTGAAATCGTAATTCTCCATTGCATCTGTGACCTGTTCAATGGTTCTTTGAAGCCTGGAGAGAATCCAGCGATCTTCGAGTTCAAGGGTTTCCTCTGTAAGTTCTATCGGTACGTAATTATCAAGGTTCATTATTGCGAATCTTGAGGCGTTCCAGATTTTATTGGCAAAGCGCTTATAAGTGTCAAAAAACCTTGGATCGAGTTTGATATCCCTTCCCTGGGCTGCTAACATGGACAAAGTGAATCTCATTGGATCCGCTCCATATTCCTCGATAACATCAAGTGGGTCTATACCATTTCCAAGGGATTTTGACATTTTTCTACCGTGTTTGTCCCTGACTAGTTGATGTATGTAAACGTCGGAGAAAGGCTTTTCTCCGGTGAAGTGGTAGCCTGCCATTATCATTCTGGCTACCCAGAAGAATATGATATCAAACCCCGTGACGAGAACAGATGTTGGGTAAAAGGTTTTGAGATCTTCGGTTTCTCCCGGCCATCCGAGGGTCGTGAAGGGCCATAATTGCGAACTGAACCACGTGTCGAGAACGTCTTCATCCTGTCTTAAGGATTTTGAACCACATTTAGGACAGCTTGTCGGATCATCTTCTTCGACGATTATCTCGCCGCAATCATTACAGTACCAGACAGGTATCCTGTGTCCCCACCACAACTGCCTTGAAATACACCAATCTCTGATTTCGTTCATCCAGTTCAGGTAAACCTTCTTCCAGCGTTCTGGGAAGAAAACGACTTCGCCGTCTTCAACGGCTTTTTTTGCCCTTTCAGCGAGGGGACCGATTTTGACGTACCACTGGTCAGACAGAGAAGGTTCAACAACTGTATGGCAGCGGTAACATTTGCCGACGGCATGAGTCATTGATTCGATCTTTTCAAGATACCCTTGTTCTTCAAGATCTTTTACGATAGCCTTCCTTGCTTCATATCTGTCCATTCCAGCATATTTTCCGCCATTTTCGTTTATCTTAGCGTCTTTATCAATTACCTCAACTATAT is a genomic window containing:
- a CDS encoding biotin--[acetyl-CoA-carboxylase] ligase, giving the protein MKVGEKLISFSVLESTNKYAISNIDKLPSGSVVWALEQTGGYGRFKRRWISPKGGLWFSVVFKPRLLRDPNLYTKVISVAVVETLQRIGCPAKIKWPNDIVVSDRKLAGSLTEVIFKGTRIAGIVAGIGLNVNNDLPEELKETGISLKDVIGKEMDVSLLLAILLKKIDALRSRYVMKKKSGYLTRRWKKYLAYREGDVVAVSLNSGMKIKGTILKIASDYMTIMDERGDVHKIRSGEFIS
- a CDS encoding S4 domain-containing protein, which translates into the protein MRVDLFLKKNRIIKRRTLAKQAVEKGYVLKNGHTTKPGVALKPGDELKVIFSNRVISLKVTEDFSAEIIEEVRR
- the smpB gene encoding SsrA-binding protein SmpB; translated protein: MKIVATNKKARFQYHILETYEAGIQLLGTEVKSLRNGSASISEAFCKFEDGELFLINANISQYSHGTHWNHDPLRKRKLLMHKRELLRIAQKVKERGLTLIPTKIYFNDKGIAKVEIALAKGKRLYDKREDIAKRDLERRLKRRVDY
- the uvrB gene encoding excinuclease ABC subunit UvrB, which translates into the protein MRFNLKAPFEPRGDQPEAITRLVEGLRRGDRFQTLLGVTGSGKTFTMASIIERVQQPALVISPNKALVAQLYREFRSFFPENRVELFISYYDYYQPEAYIPTKDLYIEKDADINDLLARMRISALKSVLTRKDVVVVASVSAIYASGDPRDFQELNISLEIGQRIPRNELALKLASIQYSRSEDISSGGVFHLRGDVVEIFPPYEDYGIRIYFFDDEIERIISFDPMNRKTLEEFDRIIIYPAKEFVTTEEKIKHAVKEIERDLELRAKELEKNGKYLEAQRLKQRTLYDLEMLTTLGYCSGIENYSRYFDGRKPGEPPYTILDYFDKSEMIVFLDESHITVPQIRAMYHGDHSRKKNLVEYGFRLPSAFDNRPLTFEEFLESVGQIIFVSATPGDYELSVSTQIVEQLIRPTGLIDPEVVVKPTQNQVDDFIEEVQKVIERGERALVTVLTKKAAEMFSAYLNELGIRAEYLHSELDTVERVEVLKKLREGSVDVVVGVNLLREGLDLPEVSLVAIMDADKEGFLRSETTLIQTIGRAARNINGKVLLYADRITNSMKRAIEETNRRRMKQLMYNIEHDIKPESIVKPLYENIFEEFADNEEKIEIAKNTYLDGILALKEDLEAEEYLALLEEEMWRASSELRYEDAAMLRDEMLRIKRETKKDNI
- the pth gene encoding aminoacyl-tRNA hydrolase — translated: MVFIGLGNPGPRYVLTRHNVGFLFVDELLKKFQIGSSYRAETYEAFKLKSQSPAIAVKPLTYMNNSGIAVRDLIRDFGLSQNDRLIVIYDDVWIPLGRLRIRERGSDGGHNGVKSIISSLGTQEFSRIRIGIGPKPDDIDMVSYVLGEFTDSELKVLWKVLDLAISAAQEMFAADFKKVMSRYNSIGVE
- a CDS encoding 50S ribosomal protein L25, which translates into the protein MHEVRLPAEKRDTSVKAKDLLKNGKIPAVVYGPDVESFPISVDKVEVMRHINHIVETTPIVFEIEENGEKKEYHGFLKAVQRDRVSDAIIHMDFYIPAKGHKMEIHIPIHFIGKAKGVEKGGILEHIITHLPVETLPSTIVEALEVNIEHLDLGDVLRVKDIPLPEGMKVLADPEEPVVVIEVPRSMLAEGTAAEKEEEAEPEVIEKGKKEEEEE
- a CDS encoding ribose-phosphate pyrophosphokinase yields the protein MPFQPNEMKVFSGSSNRQLAEKIAKYIGIDLGKCEVERFADGEINIRVDETVRGHDIFIIQPTCPPVNENLMELLVMMDALRRASAKSITAVIPYYGYARQDRKARGRDPITAKLVANLLTISGASRIMTIDLHAEQIQGFFDIPVDNLWGFPIFKRHLEEKTDISKNNLVVVSPDIGGVKRASKFAERLGVPLAILDKRRPKDNIAEIVHVIGEVENRTAVIFDDIIDTGRSLVEAAKMIKNKGANKVYACATHAVLSGKAKQLISDSPIEKVFISDTIHHPELPEKFEVVSIAGLLGEALMRVRKNLSVSILFR
- the glmU gene encoding bifunctional UDP-N-acetylglucosamine diphosphorylase/glucosamine-1-phosphate N-acetyltransferase GlmU — encoded protein: MTAIILAAGLGKRMKSEIPKVVHSILGLPMINWVLRAVKKAGIENIIVVTGYKAEIVEALLPEDVKTVRQVKQLGTGHAVMVAQDAVMDDEVIVLTGDAPLISPETLINLYKIRREKDYDVVVASTFQEDPTGYGRIVRENGKLRIIEEKDASEEIKRIKEINSGIYVFKSDFLKDALKKINNNNNQKEYYLTDTVALAEKATAHVIEDPTEVLGVNNRVQLAEIQKIAQKKINERLMLNGITIVDPDTTYISPDVEIGQDTVIEPMTFILGKTKIGNNCLIGPMTRIIDSSIDDSVSIIRSEVEQAIIKSGARVGPFSRLRPGTTLLENTKIGNFVEVKKSTIGRNSKAQHLTYLGDATIGEDVNIGAGTITCNYDGVRKHQTIIENNSFIGSNCSLVAPVKIGEGSVVGAGSVITDDVPPYSLALGRGRQVIKEGRYKNKEKGE
- the ruvA gene encoding Holliday junction branch migration protein RuvA translates to MIKGVEGEITEISGNEVTLKAGQFYLNILCSTNTIKELSLSAKVHLLTYLSFSADRAPEIYGFKDRAEYNVFLMLLKANKIGPKMALKILSATSPEMLQKMIASKDISGLSRLPGLGKKTAERLVSELYDLVKDYAVEFPKELSDVSEDAVGALTALGFDMTSAKLAVNEVLKEQTVENTQELVRKALRKLNKTR